TCCTCGGTGAGGCCGACCAGTGCCCGGAGCACCGCGCGCTTGACCCGGTCGTGCGCGCACCCGCGCACGAGCGAGCGATCGGCCTTCAGCATGTCGGGGTGGACGGCTGCGATCCGGTCGAGATTCGAGTGCCCGGCGCCGACGTCGTCGATCACGACCAGAAATCCGTCGGCGCGGTAGCGTGCCGTCGCCGCCGCGAGCGCGCCGAGGTCGGCGGCCTCCGACTCGAGCACCTCCAGCGCGAGCGCGCGGCGGTCCACGTCCGACGCGGCGGCGAGCGCCGTCCACGCGTGCGGGCCGTCGACGTCGGCGAGGAACGTGGCGACGTGACAGTTGACGAAGCAGACGAGCGTCCGGTCGGCCTCGTGCAGCGGCGCGAACCGGCGGAGCGCGACGCGGCGGCACTCGCGGTCGAGGTCCATCGACCGCCCTGCCCGTGCGGCGGCCGTGAACAGCGCCGCCGGCGTGACCAGTTCACCGTCCGCCCGCCGCCCACGGGTCAGCGCCTCGACGCCGACGACGTCGCCGCGACGTACGGCCGCGATCGGCTGGAAGTGCGTGTCGAGGGCGAGCTCGGCCGCGGTGCCTACGCTGCCTAACTCGTCGGCGGCCGACGTGCGATCCGCGGCGCCCGACCGCGACGTGGACGCGAGTGAGAGGGAGTCGACGCTCACGTCGTCGCGCAGCGCATGGTTTGGGCCACACACGTACGCGCAACTGCTCTCCAGCGCTGGGGGCAGATACCCGCCGCGCGCCGCCCCGCGCAGGTTCCGGCGCCGCCAAGCGCGGCGCTCCGAGGCGCGGGCGGACCGTTTCGGTCCGACCAGCATATATTATGTCAAGGACGGTTGCCGCCCTCGACAGCGCTCAGCCCTCCGCAGCGCCCGCGGCCCCGGCGTCCGACGCCCTGGGGCCGTGGGCGTTTCCGGGGCGTACCGGCCGGTCGCGCCCGACGCGCACACGGCCGCGACCACAGGGCCTCGACGGCGCCCTACCGAGATCTCTCGTATGACTGCTGATATTCCCGCGCCCGACGCGGCGCCTACCGACCTGATGCGCGCCGACACGGCGCTCGCCGACTCCACAACGTCCGACGACCGCGCGGACCATCCGCACGCGACCGAGGAGGAGTCGCCCGCCGCCGCGTTCGCGGCCCTCGGCCTCCGCCCCGAGCTCTGCGACGCCCTCGCGGCTCTCGGCTACGAGGAGCCCACCCCGATCCAGCGCGAGGCCATCCCCGTCCTGCTGAGCGGCCGCGACGTGCTCGGCCTTGCGGCGACCGGCACCGGCAAGACCGCCGCGTTCGCGCTCCCGCTCCTGCAGCGCATCGCCGAGGAGCCGCGGGCCGAGGCGGCGCGGGGGGCCGCCCCGCGCGCGCTCATCCTCGTGCCGACGCGCGAGCTGTGCATGCAGGTCGCCGAGGCCGTCCACAAGTACGGCCGCGGCTTCCGCACGCGCGTGCTCGCCGTCTACGGCGGCGCGGGCATGGCGCAGCAGCTCCGCGCGTTGGAGCGCGGCGTCGACGTCGTCGTCGGCACGCCGGGGCGGGCGCTCGACCACGTCACGCGCAAGGCGCTCGACCTGAGTCAAGTCCGCGTGCTCGTGCTCGACGAAGCCGACGAGATGCTCGACATGGGGTTCGAGGAAGACCTCACCGCGCTGGTCGGCGCGACCCCGGCCGAGGGGCGCCAGACGGCGATGTTCTCGGCGACGATGGCGCCCCGCGTCGCGCGCGCGGCCGACAGCTACCTGCGCGACCCCGCGCGCGTCGAGGTCGCCCGCCGGGCGCTCGCCGCCGGCGAGATGCCGAAGGTGCGGCAGACCGCGTACCTCGTCCCGCGCGCGCACAAGGTCGCCGCGTTAGGCCGCGTGCTCGACATGGAGCAGCCGACGAGCGCGATCGTCTTCTGCCGCACCCGCACCGAGGCCGACGCGCTCACCGAGACCCTCGCCGCGCGCGGCTTCGGCGCCGAAGCGCTGCACGGCGGGATGGGGCAGGAGGCGCGCGACCGTGTGATGCGGCGCTTCCGCGGCGGGCAGCTCGAGCTCCTCGTCGCGACCGACGTGGCGGCCCGCGGGCTCGACGTCGAGCACGTGTCGCACGTCGTCAACTACGACGTGCCGAGCGCGCCCGACGCCTACGTGCACCGGATCGGCCGGACGGGTCGGGCCGGGCGCGAAGGCGCGGCGATCACGATCGCGGAGCCGCGCGAGCGCGGCCTGCTGCGCAACATCGAGCGCGTCACCAAGCAGCGGCTCGACCTCGCGCCGGTGCCGACCTCGGCCGAGATCAAGGCGCGCCGATTCGAACGGACCGCGACGACGCTCCGCGACGCGCTCACCGCGGCGCAGGGCGACCGCCGCACCGCGGGCGACGGACAGTCGAGCGACGACGGCGACGACGCGCTCGCGCCGTACCGCGCCGTCGCCGAGATGCTCGCCGGCGAATTCGACCTCGCCGACGTCGCGGCCGCCGCGGTGCGCCTCGCGCACGACGCGGCCGGCAACGCGCCCGGCGCGGAGGACGAGGTCGAGATCCCCTCGCTCCACGAGCCCTCGCCTCGCCCGCGCGAGCACGACCGTGAGCGTGAGCGGGACGCCCGCGGGCGCGGCGAGTCGACGCGCGGCGACTTCGGTCGCGCGAATCGCTACGAAGGCGGACGCGAGGCCGCACGGAGCGAACGGCCCCGGCGCGAGGGCGCGCGCGCCTCGGGCGGGAGCACGAAGATCTACGTCGGCGTCGGCCGCCGCTCCGGCGTGCGCCCCGGCGACCTCGTCGGCGCGATCGCGAACGAGGCGGGCATCGACGCGTCGCAGATCGGCGCGATCAACATCGCCGAGCGGTTCGCGATCGTTGAAGTGCCCTCGGGCGATGCCGACGCCGTGATCGCGGCGCTCCGGGACACGACCATCCGCGGCGAGCGTCCGGTCGTGCGCCTCGACGACGGAACGAGCAGCTACCCGTCGCGGACCGACACCCGCACCTACGACCGGCAGATGGACCGCGGCGTCGCGCCGTTCGACCGCGGGCCCGACCGCGGGCCCGACCGCGGGCCCGACCGCGGGCCCGACCGCGGGCCCGACCGCGGCGGGCAGGGTGGGGGCGGGCGGTACTTCGAGCGGGGCGAGCGACCGCAACGCTCCTTCGCCGACCGACCGGCGCCGCGCGACGAGAGCGAGGGCTACCCGCGCTCCCGCGGGCGGGACGACGCCGCCCCGCCCCGCGGCCGGTTCGAGGAGCGCGGCCGCGAGTTCGAGCGTCCGCGTCACTTCGAGAGCGGCGACCGCCCGTACCGCGGCGGCCCGGCCGGCGGGCGCGCGGAGGGGGGGCGTGCGGACCGCGAACGCTTCGACCGCGGTCCGCGTCGCGGCCCGCCGGGTCGGGAAGGCGCGCGGGACGGCGGCCCGCGCGGCGAGCGGTTCGGGCCGCCGCGTCGTGGGCGCGATCGGGGCTGAGCCCGGCGCGTCGCACCCGCACGCGCGGCGCTGACCGAGCGGGCGCGCGTGCCGGGTGCGAACGGCGTCTTCGTACTCGCCCCGTTAGGCGGGGCGGCGGGCGAGCGGATCGCCGCGATCCAGCGGGAGTACGACCCGAAGCTCGCGGCGGAGTCGGCGCCGCACGTCACCCTGGTCGGCTCGTCGGGGACCGGCCCGATCGACCCGAGCGCCTCGCCGGCGGCCGTGCGCGACGCGCTCGCGCCCGTGTTGGCCGCCGCGCGGCCGCTCGCGCTGCCGTTCGGCGTGCCGGAGCGGTTTCCCGGCACGAACGTGATCGCGCTCCCGCTCTCGCCGCACGGGCCGGTGCGCGAGCTGCACGACCGCATCGTCGAGGCACTCGCGCGAAGCCGGATCCCGACCGCGCCCGGCCGCTTCACGTTCACGCCGCACGCGACGCTCAGCTTCTATCCCACGCTCGCCCCCGGCCGGGCGCGCGAGCTGCTCGCGTTGCGCTTCGCGGAGCCGGCGCTCGTCGACCGCGTCGAGGTCAGCCACACGCGGGCGCCGCAGCGGCCGGTGACGTGGTTCGCCGTTCCGTTAGGCGCCGCGGCGGCCGGCGGCGCGCCGTGACCGCCGCGCGGGCGGCGGCGCGCTCA
The Gemmatimonadetes bacterium T265 genome window above contains:
- a CDS encoding diguanylate phosphodiesterase; this translates as MLVGPKRSARASERRAWRRRNLRGAARGGYLPPALESSCAYVCGPNHALRDDVSVDSLSLASTSRSGAADRTSAADELGSVGTAAELALDTHFQPIAAVRRGDVVGVEALTRGRRADGELVTPAALFTAAARAGRSMDLDRECRRVALRRFAPLHEADRTLVCFVNCHVATFLADVDGPHAWTALAAASDVDRRALALEVLESEAADLGALAAATARYRADGFLVVIDDVGAGHSNLDRIAAVHPDMLKADRSLVRGCAHDRVKRAVLRALVGLTEELGGWLVVEGVEDEADALTVLDLGADLVQGYHIARPAAIPTTAGLDEPRRRVVALAGRHRAATRERVLQARGSRARRAEFARGVSARLARLDAASWEQALCIALADAPGDPNAASAVVLDDAGRQLTPTVRQRGYDAPERALIFRAPDVGADHTLKEYVYLLPDAAGATYETTPYVPLPNETICVTVSTAFADPDGARRLLCLHLDADLPDGPIDSGPPADSLGR